A genomic segment from Rhinatrema bivittatum chromosome 19, aRhiBiv1.1, whole genome shotgun sequence encodes:
- the LOC115080323 gene encoding olfactory receptor 5V1-like has protein sequence MEPDNYTAAVKDFTLLGFPDRQIALSFLFLLLYVLILAGNLAIFTVIRSNPHLHKPMYFFLSNLSLLDICYSSTTLPSMLANSVSRNTVISFHQCLVQLYFFVSLGGAECLLLAIMAYDRYIAICNPLRYPTVMNQRACWQLAAGSWLGGFLNSVLHTLMTSNLPFCMDRKINHYFCDVPPLLRLACTNTYTSKTLLYVVSVFLGMSPFVFVVISYIRIISTILKIRSAEGRRKAFSTCSSHLIVVTVFYVTANFNYIGPGPGDSFDLVRLSSMLYSGLTPLLNPVIYCLRNKEVKAALTKALQKRNVTPKQWPMVFNL, from the coding sequence ATGGAACCAGACAACTATACAGCTGCTGTGAAAGATTTCACTCTGCTTGGATTTCCCGACAGACAGATTGCACtgtcctttctctttcttcttctttatgTGTTGATTCTGGCTGGAAATCTTGCCATATTTACTGTCATAAGAAGCAATCCTCATCTCCACAAGCCCATGTATTTCTTCCTCAGCAACTTATCCCTTCTAGACATCTGCTACTCTTCCACCACTCTCCCCAGCATGCTGGCCAATAGTGTGTCGAGAAACACTGTGATTTCCTTCCATCAATGCCTCGTGCAACTGTATTTCTTTGTGTCCTTAGGTGGAGCCGAATGCCTCCTCTTGGCCATCATGGCCTATGACCGTTACATCGCCATATGCAACCCGCTGAGATACCCAACAGTTATGAATCAGCGGGCATGTTGGCAACTCGCCGCTGGCTCTTGGCTCGGCGGGTTCCTGAACTCAGTGCTGCACACCCTTATGACTTCCAACTTGCCTTTCTGCATGGACCGCAAGATCAATCATTATTTCTGTGATGTGCCCCCGCTCTTGAGGTTGGCTTGTACCAACACCTACACCAGTAAAACTCTGTTGTATGTCGTCAGTGTGTTCCTGGGCATGAGCCCCTTTGTCTTTGTGGTGATCTCCTATATCCGCATCATCTCTACTATCTTGAAAATCCGCTCTGCCGAGGGGAGGcgcaaagccttctccacctgctcctcccacctcattGTCGTCACCGTGTTCTATGTGACTGCAAACTTCAACTACATTGGGCCCGGCCCTGGTGATTCCTTTGATCTGGTGAGACTCTCCTCCATGCTGTACAGTGGTTTGACACCCCTGCTCAATCCGGTCATCTACTGCCTGAGAAACAAGGAGGTGAAAGCAGCTCTGACAAAAGCACTCCAGAAAAGAAATGTCACGCCAAAACAATGGCCGATGGTTTTCAATCTCTAA